A region of the Neomicrococcus lactis genome:
GCGACCACGCGTGGACGGACTCACCGTCAACCGCCTCTCGGCGCGCTATCCCGGCATGAACCACTCCGTCTTCGCACCCGTCTCCGCGACGCTCGCACCGGGCGAATGGTGGACCGTGACCGGCCCGTCTGGCTCCGGAAAATCGACGCTCATTGCAGTGCTCCTCGGATTTTTGAAGTACGACGGCGGCCGCTACCTTCTGCAATCAAACGGCACGTGGGGCGAGCCTTACGCGGGAGACGCGAGTGGCTTGACGTCACTCGCGTGGTGTCCTCAAGAGGCCCACGTGTTCGATTCGACGCTGGCTGGAAACCTTGCCTTGGCACGGGAACGCGACGATGCACCAACGGAAGATGAGATGACCAGCGCGTTGGAGCGTGTGGGGCTGGGGCCGTGGCTCGCCGAGTTGCCTGCGGGGCTTCGGACGCGGACCGGCGCGCAGGGCAATCAGCTCTCCGGCGGGCAGCGGCAACGGTTGGCTGTGGCGCGTGCTTTGTTGGCGCACTCCAGCGTGGTGATCCTCGATGAGCCCACGGCGCACCTAGGGCACAACGAAGGACATCAGATGATCGCGAACCTGCGCGAACTCGACGAGAACCAGTTGTGGATCATGGTGACCCATGACGAATCACTGGCCGCAGCAGGGGACAAGCGCTCCGTACTCGGTGCGCCCGTTGCTGAACGTGTGAGCGCTAGTTAACAGCACCCAATACGTGTTCGAGGGCGAACTCCACCGTGGGGTGGCGGAACTGGAATCCGGTGTCCACGATCTTCGCGGCGGAGACTCGTTGGCTCGCGAACGCTAGCTCGTCCGCACCTTCGGCGCCCAGCAATAGTCGTGGACCGAACGACGGGGTGGGGATCTTCGCGGGACGGTGCAAGACCTTGCCCAATGTCTGAGCGAACTCATCACTCGTGACAGGTTCCGGGGCCACTGCGTTGAAGACGCCAAGGAGATCCGGCGTGAGCGCTGCGTGCGCGTACATGGAAATGAGATCGTCACGGCTGATCCAGGAGTACCAGGCGCCTTTCGACGTCGGTCCGCCGACTCCCGCCGCAAACAAAGGTAAGAGACGCGAGAGCAAGCCGCCATCGGGGGAGAGCACTAGGCCGGTTCGAAGGACCGTGACGCGGACAGTGTCAGAGGCTGCAGCGAGAGCCTCGGCCTCCCACTGAGCGCAGACCTCAGCCAAGAAGTCGTGGCCCGCTCCATGGGATTCGGTCAGCAACGCGGGATCAGTTTCGGCGCTCGAGATTTCGCCGTCGGGCTGTTCTTGATGCGGGTGCGCGCCATAGAAGCCAATAGCGGACGAAGCGATGAGCGCGCGTTTCTTGCCATCTGCCGAGGCCGCTTCGAGTGCACGAGCCACTGTGCGGGTTCCCTTGACGCGGGAATCCAGAATTTCTTGCTTGGCCTCGGCCGTGAAGCGCCCGCCGATTGGGTGCCCAGCGAGATGGATGATCACATCCACAGAGCGCACCACATCCAGATCCATGAATTCACGTTCCGGATCCCAATCGATGCCGCGTTTGAACTCATGGACGGTATGCCCGCCGCTTGTCAGGAGCGCCTTCAGCGGTGCACCCACGAAGCCGCTCGCGCCGGTGATGCCGATGCGCAATCGCGGCGAGTTCGCGTAACGTGCGTGGAACGCGAGGTCGTCGCACACCTGCCGCGTTCGGTAGGCAAACGTGCGGCGCAGCTCCTTTTCGAGAACGCCTTCAGGGAAGGACTTCAGCGCGGAAGGGAGGACCTCAGGAAGCTCGAAATCCACTACGTCCAGCAGCTGAGTCCCGCCATCTTGAGCGGTGAATCTGTGCGTGTGCACCCAAGACTTCATCGGACCGGACGTCATCTCATCTCGGAACATGCGCGGAGCATCCAGCGCCGTGTGCCGAGCAGTCCATGAGACCTCGGGACGCGTCCACCGCTTCGGCAAGCCAAAGCGCTTACCAATCGCTGCGACGGATTCACCCACAGCGCTCGCAGCCGTGCCGGTGATTCCAGGTGCCGCAATAAGCAGACGAGCCTCAGAACCTACCGCCAGGCCCGCCGGAGGTGCGGAGACAACGTGACCTCCAAACGGCGGAAACAGGCGCTGAAGTGCGCCTTCGCGCGCAAACCACGCGAAGACAGTTTCGGGATCTTGCTGGACAAAGGCACGGTGTTCAAAGTGAACCATGCCCTAACTCTCTCAGATTAAGCTCCGGTTCAACAGCGAGCCGCCTGAGTAAATCAGCGATCACTGCTTAGAACAGCGTGGATCCGTCCTCTTCTACTTCCGGGGTTCCTGAGAATGGCTTAGAGGACAACGGCGCTGCTCGCCCAACGCGGGCCTTGCTCGCTGTCGTGGGGCTTTCTTCGGAGCTCGGGCTCACAGTGGCTGCGCTGGCCGCTGAAGGCGCGACGGCGCTGGTTCCCGTGGCGTTCGCATCCTCGGTGTCCTCGCCGGGAGCGGCGAAGTCGGGGACGGCGGCGTCGTACGGGGGACCCACGATGTCAACCTTCTGGTTCAGCGGGACGCCAGAGCCGTCGCGCTTGCCAAATTCGGTGGGGAGCACGCGTGCCACGCCGGCTTCGCTCGACGCGAGAGCCGGACCGGGGCCCGCCCACGCGAGGCCGAGCTCGGTTTCGTTCTTGACGAAGCGATGCGAGCGGACGCCTGCCGTGGCGCGACCCTTGGCAGGGAAGTCAGCGAGCGGCGTGATCTTGGCGGAGGTAGCGCCGCCGGTGCCTTGAGCGATCGTGACGACTACCGACTCATCGCTCAGCGCATTGACGGCGCCGAAGAAGATGACCTGATCGCCGTCGCCAAGCTTGATGCCGGCCATGCCGCCTGCGGTGCGACCCTGCGGGCGAACCAAGCTCGCGGAGTAGTGCAGGAGCTGTGCGTTCTTCGTGACGAAGAGCAGCGAAGCGCTGTCCGGGGCGGGAGCCGCGTTGACGACTTCGTCGTTGTCCTTGAGGGTAATGGCCTCGAAGTCGTCGCGGTTGAGCGGGTAGTCAGGGATGACTCGCTTGACGACACCGTTCTTGGTGCCGATCGCGAAGACCTCTGTCAGGCTCACTAGAGCCACGATGCGTTCCGTTTTCGGTAGGGCCGCGAACTCGCTTGCCGTAACGCCGCTCGCGAGCGACGCGGACGAGGACGTGGGCGGCAGAACCGGCATGTCCACCACTTGGAGGCGAATAAGGCGACCCGTATTGGTGAGGGCGCCGATCTCTCCGCGAGCGCTCGTGGGGACGGCCGAGAGGATGACGTCATGGCGACCGCGCGGACCGTTGGACTGCAGCTCAGTGCGGTCCGGCGTGCGGGCGAGCAAGCCCGTGGCGGAGAGCAACGCGAAGCACGGGGTGTCCTCGACTTCGAGGGTCAACGGAGCCTTGGAACTGGTGCTGACCGGGTCCGGCATGATGGTGCCCTTGAGCGGCTTCGATTCCGCGCTCTTGAGCAGGACCGTGCGGCGTGGGGTCGCGAACTGGTTGGCGATCTCGGCGAGCTCGTTGGAGACCACTTCGCGAAGGAGCACGTCCGAAGCCAAGATTGACTCGAGCTCTTCGATGGCCTTCGTGAGTTCTTCTTGCTCTTTCTCCAGCTCAATGCGCGAGAACTTGGTGAGCTGGCGCAAGCGCAATTCGAGGATGTGGTTAGCCTGGACCTCCGTGAGGTCGAAGACCTGCATCAACCGTGCGCGGGCTGCTGCGGAGTCGTCCGAAGCACGAATGATCTGGATGACCTCGTCGATATCGACGATTGCGAGCAACAAACCTTCCACTAAGTGGAGGCGGTCCTTCTTCTTGCCCAAGCGGTAGCTGGTGCGGCGGCGGACCACCGTGATGCGGTGCTCCACATAGACCGTGAGCAGCTGAAGTAAGCCGAGGGTCTGGGGCTGGCCGTCCACGAGGGCCACGTTGTTGATGCCGAAGGAATCCTCGAGCGGCGTGAGCTTATAGAGCTGCTGGAGGACGGCGTTGGGGTTGAAACCGTTCTTGATCTCGATGACCAAGCGGAGGCCGTTCTTGCGGTCCGTTAGGTCGATGACGTCAGAAACGCCGGTCAGCTTCTTGGCGTTCGCCGCGTCCTTGATCTTCTCGATGACCTTTTCAGGACCCACGTTGTACGGAAGCTCAGTGACTACTAGGCCGGACTTGCGAGCGCTGATTTGCTCGAGTTCCACCTTGGCTCGCGTTTTGAAAGAGCCGCGGCCAGTCTCGTACGCATCCTTGATGCCGTCCAGCCCCACGATGATGCCGCCGGACGGAAGGTCCGGGCCGGGGATGAACTTCATGATGTCCGCCAACGTGGCGTCCGGGTGATCGATCAGGTGACGAGCCGCAGAAATCACTTCGCCCAAGTTGTGGGGCGCCATGTTGGTGGCCATACCCACGGCAATACCGGTGGTGCCGTTGACCAAGAGGTTCGGGAAGGCAGCCGGCAAGACCTCTGGCTGGGTCAGCTGGTTGTCATAGTTCGGTACGAAATCCACCACGTCTTCGTCGAGGAAGTCCGTCATCGCCATCGCGGCGGGGGCAAGCCTGGTCTCGGTGTAACGCGGTGCAGCCGGGCCGTCGTCGAGGGAACCGAAGTTTCCGTGGCCGTCGATGAGTGGCAAGCGAAGTGCGAAGGGCTGGGCCATGCGCACCATGGCGTCGTAAATGGCGGCATCGCCGTGAGGGTGCAACTTACCCATCACTTCGCCTACCACGCGGGCACTCTTGACGTGACCGCGGTCGGGACGAAGCCCCATGTCAGACATCATGTAGAGGATGCGGCGCTGTACTGGTTTGAGGCCGTCGCGAGCGTCTGGGAGCGCTCGCGAGTAGATCACCGAGTAGGCGTATTCGAGGAAGGACTCTTCCATTTCGGAAGTGACATCGATGTCAACAATGTGCTCGTCAAAGTCTTCCAGGGGAGTTTGGTTCTTGCCTCGAGGCATAAACTGCGTCAGTCCTTAGTGTTTCTAGCGCGCTCACCGAGCGTTTGGCTTAGGGTAAGAATATGGTGGATCGACAGAAAAGCCCCGGATATCCGGCGCATTGGGAAGCTGACGTCGTCCTTAAGGACGGTTCAACGGCACATATCCGCCCTATTGCACCCCAAGACGCCCCGGGACTTGAGGCTCTGCATGCGGGACAATCCGAGACTTCTATCTATCTACGCTTCTTTACTTACAAAGCGCGTTTGACAGATAAAGAGCTTAAGCGATTCACCGAAGTTGATCACAAAAGCCGAGTGGCACTGATCGTTGAGCGCTCGAACGCCATCATTGGCGTGGGTCGCTATGACCGTCTCGATGATCCCGAAGAAGCTGAAGTCGCTTTCAATATTTCTGACTCTTTCCAAGGCCAAGGTCTGGGTTCCATTCTCATTGAGCACCTGGCCGCGGCCGCTCGCGAAAATGGCATTGAACGCTTCACCGCTGAAGTCCTTCCTGAGAACCGGAAGATGATCACCGTTTTCAACGAGACCGGCTTTGACGTCAAGCGTCACTTCGATGACGGCGTGGTCATGGTGGAATTCCCGATTGACCCCACGGAGAAGTCCCGCGCCGTGATGGAATCGCGCGAACACCGTGCCGAGGCGAAGAGCCTCGTTGACCTGTTGAATCCGCGAAGCGTTGCCGTAATCGGCGCCAGTCGCGACTGGGGGACCGTGGGGTACTCCCTCATGGAACACATTGTGGACGGCGGCTTCCAAGGCCCCGTCTATGCCGTGAACCCTGAAGCGCTCGAGCTCGCCGGTACCTTCAGCTACTCCAAACTTTCCGAAGTCCCGGGTCCCGTGGACCTCGCAGTGGTCTCGGTTCCTCGCGATCAGATCCTGGGCGTTGCCGCAGATTGCGCCGCTGCGGGCGTGCGCGGTCTGCTGGTTGCCACTGCGGGCTTTGACGACGGCGGCTCCGGACTCGAAGTGCAGCGCGAGCTGGTGCGCGTGGCACGCGCCAACGGCATGCGCGTCATTGGCCCAGCCTCTTTGGGCATCATCAACACGGATCCCAAGGTTCGCCTCAATGCATCGATGGCACCCGGTCTGCCGCGCGAAGGCGGACTCGGTCTCTTCAGCCAGTCGGCTGCTATCGGCGCGATTCTGTACGCGGCCGCTAGCCGCACCGGCGTGGGCGTGTCCTCGATTGTGTCTGCAGGCAACCGAGCAGACCTCTCCGGTAACGACGCGATGCAGTACTGGGAGGATGACGAGCGCACCAAAGTGGTGGGCCTCTACCTCGAGTCCTTCGGTAACCCTCGTAAGTTCTCCCGCATCGCACGTCGCCTCTCGCAGAAGAAGCCCGTCATCGTGGCCAAGAGCGACGTCATGGGCCTGCGCTTGCCGCCAGGACACGAAGTGCGCACCACTCAGGCGCCGATCGGCGCGGTGGACGCGATGCTCGAGCAGTCCGGCGTCATCCGCGTGGGCACCTACGAACAACTGATGGACGTCGCTCAGATTATTGAGTCCCAGCCTCTGCCCGCCGGAAACGGCCTCGGCGTGCTCTCCAATTCGAGGGCTCTGGGACGCGTGGTTGCTGACAACGCGGAGACCAAGGGCTTCAACGTTCCTGTTCATGATCACGGCCTCACCATGACGGACGGCCTCACCCGATCCGTTCCGCGCCTCAAGCATCATCTGGACACGATTCTGGAACGCGAGGACGTGCACTCCGTCATCGTGACGCTGCTGCCAAGCCCCGGCATCACGGAGCACGCTGTTGCGGACGTTATTTCGAAGGCCGGCGAAGAGACCGGAAAGACCGTCATCGCGGTTTTCGCCGGAATCACTGACCCCACCATCCCCGTGGACGGACTCTTCGGAAACCTGCCCTCCTTCTCAAGCCCAGGCCGCGCCACCAACGCGCTCGCGCAAGTGGTCCACTATGTGGAGTGGCGTCGTCGTGATTTTGGAAGCTTCGCGGAACCAGACGACATCAACCTCAACAAAGCTGAGGACCTCGTGGATGAGTGGTCCCAGCGCGCGAATGACACCGAACTTGTCCAGCTCAGCGATGAAGCCGCGGCAGAGTTGTTGGCGTGCTACGGCATTCCGATGGTGCCTTCGGTCAAGTTTGAAAGTGAGGACGACGGCATAGCCGCCGCAAGCCAGCTCGGGTGGCCGGTAGTCCTCAAGACCCAGGATCCGTACTTGCGGCACCGCCTTGACCTCGGTGGCGTGCAATTGAATATTGCTGATGAAGGCTCCTTGCGCCACAGCATCCAGCGCATGAAGGAGCTCATGGAGCCCTATGGCGCCACGAACCTCGAAGTGCAGCGCATGGTGGACGCTGGTCAGGGCACCATCCTGCGCGCTATCGAGGACCCTCTCATGGGCCCTCTCGTGTCCTTCGGCCTCGCGGGAGACGCTGTGTTGCTCTTGGACGACTGGGCCCACGGCATCCCGCCGTTGTCTACAACGGATGTGTCTGAGTTTGTCCGCTCGCCGCAATCGGCACGGAAGCTCTTTGGTTATCAGGGACTGCCACCGGTCAATATTGATGAGCTCGAGAACATTGTGCGACGCGTGGCGATTTTGAAGGACAACCACCCTGAAGTGGCGCTCTTGGAAATCAACCCGCTCGTGGCGAGCGATCGCAGCATTAGCGTGCTCGCCGTAGACATTCGGGTGGCCGACGCGGGACGTCGCACAGACAGTGCGCGACGTGCAGTTTCGTTTAGCTAAGCGACTGTAGATCGTAGACTGGATAAATGACTTCTCGGCACTCTCAATCCAACCCGGTAGTGGACAGCGACTTGCACGCCTCACTGGTGAAGGCAGGCTTCTACCCGCAACTGGTGGCGGATGTTTTAGAAGATGTGCTGACCGGATACAGCGTGGTTTCCCACATGGTGCACCTTGAGACGCACATTGATAACGCCGAGGTGCACCGTCACGTCACGGTCTTGATCCTGACGGAGGAAACTTTCGTCATCCTTCACGTCGACGACGAAATGTTGGATGAGCAAGGCTCCCACGTGTCCGCCACGGTGTCCACGGAGACCGTCCCGTTGTCACGACTGGGCTCTGTCATCCTGTCCTACAGCTACTACCAGCCGCAGCATTACAAGACGGGGGACCAGCTCATGGACCTCACCGTCACGGCTTCCTGGTCTGGAAGCCAGCGCGCGGACTTGGCACCTGCATCCTGCGGCGATCCGCAGTGCGATGCCGACCACGGCTACCAAGGTACGCTTCCGAAGGAAGACATGGTTCTTCGGGTGTCAGTAGAAGCCGACGGCGCAGCGAAGGTTGAAGAGGCACGCCGATTTGCGCGGGCCTTGCGGGTCGCAGCCGTGCGTTCCGCCGTTACCCCCACGGTGGCGCGATAACACGTGACGGTCATTCATGAATCCGTCTGGCCCGCTGCGTTCGGTCCAGAACGCCGCGGCACGCTTCCTCCTGTCGAAGGCCACACTGAGCCAAAGCTGACACCAACGATCGCCGATGTCCTTTCGAGCGCCGTCGCCGTCTTGGGCGTCCCCGGCGTTGAGAACACTTTGGGCCTCCCGGAAGCCCGGCGCGTCTGCGTCATCTTGGTTGATGGCCTTGGCCTGCGCTTGCTCAAGAAGCGGGCCGCGTACGCACCCTTCTTGAAGTCCGTCATTGACTCCAACCGGCCCCTCGAAGCTGCGTTCCCGTCCACGACTGCAACCTCGCTGGCGAGCTTCGGCACCGGCCTCCCGCCAGGACAGCATGGGCTCGCCGGCTATGACGCCGTAGATCCCGTTAAACGCCGCACCGTGAACCAGCTCAGCGGTTGGCCAGATGATCTAATCCCTGACGAGTGGCAGCCCCACCGCACGCTCTTCGAACGCGCCAGTGAGGTCGTCAACGTTACGACGGTCAGCAAGAGCAAGTTTGAAGAGAGCTCGCTGACTCGCGCTGCACTTCGGGGCGGAAACTTTGTGGCCGCCGGATCCCTGACGGCACGTGCCGGGGCGGCTCTCGAAGCGCTCAAGGCTCCCGAGAGTCTCGTGTATTTCTACTGGGACGAGATCGATAAAGCCGGGCACCGGTTCGGCTCTGAATCGGATAAGTGGACCTACCAGCTCGAAGAACTGGACTCGGGTCTCAAGCGCTTCATCGCGCGCGTTCCCGCGAACACGTTGGTATTGCTCACCGCCGATCACGGCATGGTGGACATCCCGGCGTCCCAGCGGATTGATTTTTCGGAGTTCCCCGAGCTGCTTAAGGGCATCGAGCTCACGTCGGGGGAGCCGCGTTGCGTCCAGTTGCACTTCGAGCAGGACGCGACGGCTGAGGTGCGCCAGCAAACTATTACGGCTTGGCGCGAGCGCTTCACCAAGCAAGCCGTGGTCATGGAGCGCCACGAGGTCATCGCGCGCGGTCTGCTGGGCGAAAACCCGGATCCTCGCGTACTGGGCCGCTTCGGTGATGTTTTCGTGCTCTGCCACGCGCAGATCGCCCTCTATGACGGTCGCCGCGTCGCACCGCATGCCTTCGACGTGATCGGCCAGCACGGTAGCCTGACGGCCGCCGAGCGGCTCATCCCGCTACTGACCTTGAAAAAGCCGTAGCCGCGGTCCCACTATTTAGCGGGGCGCGGCTACGGTAGAGAAATTCGGGACTTAGCGGTCCTTTTTGCCGAAGACGATCTCGTCCCAGCTAGGCACCGAAGAACGACGGCGCTTTGGTTTCGCCGCATTCTCGTCCTGCGTTTCAGCGGAGTCATCTCGCGAGGACGACGACGCAGCTGGCGTCTCGCTGTCCTTTGCGGTTTCCTTCGACGAACGTGAGGAACGATCCAAGCGGGTCACCGGAGCGAGGCGCTCGTTACGTGCCGGAGTGGACGCTTCCTGGCCGCGATCCTCGGAAGCCGAGCTGGCGTCGTCGTAATCATTGTTCTCATCTTCATCAATGAGCGCAGGATTGCGCGGGTGCGCGGCAGGAATGGAGCCCTTGGTCAGCATCAACGCTAGTGCGTCATCAGCATCTTCATCCGAGCCCAAGCGCTGCCCACGGCGCTGGCGCAAGACCTCGAGGAGTTCCTCCTGGTCAGACTGAGCTTCCGGGCTCTGACCCGAGCGACGCTGTTGCGGCTGCTCAGATGCTTCCACGTCAAAGACGTTGTCCTGCACGGCGCTCAAGCGACGAACTGGACTTGGGAAATCCACGGACTCCAGCTCGCTCAGGACCTGAGCCCAACGGTTCTTGTTGGTCAGCGTGCGGTGTGCGGCATGGAAAATCCAGCGTGCTGGCGGCTCCTCGCCAATGACCCGGGACTCGAGAGAGGCGGTGTCGAAGTCGCAATTGACCTCCCACGTGCCATCATCCAAGCGCCACGCATCCCAGCGCGCGTCATTCGCGTCAATACCGAACTGGCGCAAACGCACGTTCACCATGGCGCCCAAAGACGCTGCCTCGTCGCCAAACGAACTGCGGTACAAGTCAGCGTGGGACGGCGCAGAAACCTCGACTGCTTGTGCCAGACGGGCGATGTGTTCGCGCTCGGCGCGGACAGGGCCTTCGTACTTGAGAATGTGCTCGAGAGGCAGGCCGGACTCGGCTGCTACTTCTTCTGCTGACATTCCGGAGCGAATACGGCCCTGAATTTCGCGTGGCGTCAATTGGATAGGTGCCTCGTCTTCGCCTCGATGAGCACGGAAATGCGCGCGCGAAATAGCGGCACGCAGTGCTTCATCGATGGGTAGCTCGAAGGTCGTGCCGTCTTCAGCACTCAAGAGCAATTGGTTGCCCTCTTCGTGAATACCGACAAGCCTCAGCTGAGTCATAACGTTTTTGCCTCCCCGGCGGACATTTCTTGGGTTTCACAATGCCACCAAGTGGCCTATTATCCCAAGCTTTTCCGCGGTGTGGCGATGCATTCATTGCGCCGTGGGCGAATCAGATTTGGTTTTTCGGCGTTCATGATGAACAATCTTCGCGTCGAGCACAGTACGGGGAGTGCTGAGCCGATGATGAGACGCCGTAACAACGAAGAGACTCTTGCACGTGCTGGAGTGCTTGAGCGAATGAGGGAGCAATGGCTACAGACTACGATGCACCGCGGAAAACAGATGAGGATCTGAACGAGGATTCCATTGAGGAACTCAAGGGACGCCGGTCAGATAAGCAGTCCGCAGTCGTAGACGAGGATGAGGCGGAAACCGCCGATAGTTACGAACTGCCTGGCGCCGACCTGTCCAACGAAGAACTCCAAGTACGCGTTCTTCCTGCTCAGGCAGACGAATTTACGTGTGCTTCGTGCTTCTTGGTCCGTCACCGCTCGCAAATTGCGAAGGAAAAAGACGGCTTGATGTACTGCAATGACTGCGAAGGCTAAAGACGTCACAGCGACGCGATGTGAGCCGTAGGGTGTGAATACGAAGGAGGGCCGGGAGAAATCCCGGCCTTCCTCTTTTGTATCTATAGCTTTGTGGAGAACGAAACGCCGTTCTTAGAGCGTCTGCTCTGCAGCGCGCTGCGCGGTGGGCTTGGTTGCCTCGAGCGCTGCGACGAACTTCTCGGGGTGGCGCGTGGACACCAACCAGTACGGGGTGGCGTCGCGCTCGTCGGTGATTTCCATCTTCACCACGGGATCAATCCAGCCGCGGAAGCACATGAACGCCGTGCCATTGAGGCCGCGGCCGCGTTCGAAGAACGCATCGTCCTTGCGGTGGCTGCTGAACTCGCCAATGAATTCGCGCTCAATCGACGCACGGCCCACCGAAACTCGCTCCGGAGTGACCTCGATCTTCGCGATGGCCATGACGGTCAGAATGGTCATGATGAGGATGAAAACGGCGCCAACTACTGAGCTCCACAAGACGGAGATGGGTGCGAATGCGAGCGCCAAGGCGCCACCGCCGGCAATGATCACTGCCCAGATCCACCACGCTGGCCACAGTGTCTCGGTATAGGTGGTTGCGGGCGCGGAAGCAGAAGGCGTAGTAGAGGACATGTCTCTAGGATATTGCACCTGCCTGAGAGCTCGTGCCGAAGAAGTTCCGTCAGGCGAAGTCTCAGACAATTTACTGAACGTTGACTGAAAGCGGCAGGGACGGTCCACACGCCGCGCTAAAGTGGACTCGCAGACGCTAGATACTACTGAGGGATTTATGACGAACGCCCCTGAGCCATTGAGCATCCAGATGGTCATGCTGGACCCAGACCTCGAGCCGCCGAGCTACGCCCATCCTGGCGATGCTGGCGCTGACTTGCGTGCGCGTGAGTCTGTGACGTTGGGGCCGGGGGAGCGAGTCTTGGTGCCGACTGGCGTAGCGCTGGCGCTGCCGTTTGGATACGTGGGTTTGGTTCACCCGCGCTCGGGCTTGGCCACCAAGCACGGCATCACGGTAGTGAATGCTCCCGGAACGGTTGACGCTGGCTACCGCGGTGAAATCAAGGTCACGTTGCTCAACACGGATTTGCACGAGTCCATGACCTTTGAACGCGGGGACCGCATTGCGCAGTTGGTCATTCAGCGCGTAGAGCAAGCAGTTTTTGTACAGGTGGATTCTTTGGAAGATTCGGTGCGAGGTACCGGTGGATTTGGTTCAACGGGCGGATTCTCCGCGGCGAACCAGTAAGAG
Encoded here:
- the sepH gene encoding septation protein SepH, whose protein sequence is MTQLRLVGIHEEGNQLLLSAEDGTTFELPIDEALRAAISRAHFRAHRGEDEAPIQLTPREIQGRIRSGMSAEEVAAESGLPLEHILKYEGPVRAEREHIARLAQAVEVSAPSHADLYRSSFGDEAASLGAMVNVRLRQFGIDANDARWDAWRLDDGTWEVNCDFDTASLESRVIGEEPPARWIFHAAHRTLTNKNRWAQVLSELESVDFPSPVRRLSAVQDNVFDVEASEQPQQRRSGQSPEAQSDQEELLEVLRQRRGQRLGSDEDADDALALMLTKGSIPAAHPRNPALIDEDENNDYDDASSASEDRGQEASTPARNERLAPVTRLDRSSRSSKETAKDSETPAASSSSRDDSAETQDENAAKPKRRRSSVPSWDEIVFGKKDR
- a CDS encoding DUF4193 domain-containing protein, with translation MATDYDAPRKTDEDLNEDSIEELKGRRSDKQSAVVDEDEAETADSYELPGADLSNEELQVRVLPAQADEFTCASCFLVRHRSQIAKEKDGLMYCNDCEG
- a CDS encoding DUF3093 domain-containing protein, which gives rise to MSSTTPSASAPATTYTETLWPAWWIWAVIIAGGGALALAFAPISVLWSSVVGAVFILIMTILTVMAIAKIEVTPERVSVGRASIEREFIGEFSSHRKDDAFFERGRGLNGTAFMCFRGWIDPVVKMEITDERDATPYWLVSTRHPEKFVAALEATKPTAQRAAEQTL
- the dut gene encoding dUTP diphosphatase; protein product: MTNAPEPLSIQMVMLDPDLEPPSYAHPGDAGADLRARESVTLGPGERVLVPTGVALALPFGYVGLVHPRSGLATKHGITVVNAPGTVDAGYRGEIKVTLLNTDLHESMTFERGDRIAQLVIQRVEQAVFVQVDSLEDSVRGTGGFGSTGGFSAANQ